The Pseudomonas multiresinivorans DNA window GCCGCGCCATCAGCTCGACGATCCAGTCGATGAACACCCTCAGCTTCGCGCTGACGTGGCGGTTGGGCGGGAAAGCCACGAAGAGCGGCATCGTTTCCATCGTCCAGCCGGCGAACAGCTCCACCAGTTCGCCGCGCGCCACGGCCTCGTCGGCCATGTAGCGCGGCAGCCAGAGCACACCCATGCCGGCGATACCGGCGGCGAGGTAGGCGTTGCCGTCGTCCACGGTCAGCACCGGCCGCCCCTGGACCTGCACGGTCTCTCCCGCCTTGTGCAGCGCGTACGACAACGGCTTGCCGGTGCGCGCCCAGAGGTAACCGACGATGCGCTGCTGGCTGTTCTCCAGGTCACGCGGGTGCTCCGGCACTCCGGCGCGCTGCAGGTAGGAAGGCGCGGCGAAGACCCCCAACTGCAGGTCGCCGACGCGCCGGGCCATCAGCGACTGGTCGGTGAGTTCGCCACCGCGCACCACGCAATCCACCTTCTCATCGATGAGGTCGACCATGCGGTCGCTGACGCCCAGGTCGATCTGGATGTCCGGGTAGCGAGCGTGGAAGCCCGGCAGCGCGGGGATCAGCAGGATACGCGCCAGCGGGCTGGGTACGTCCACCCTTAGCCGCCCGCGGGGCAGGGCGGCGGCGCTGGAGAGGCTGGTCTCGGCGTCGTCCATGTCCGCCAGCAGGCGCACCACGCGCTCGTAGTACGCAGCGCCGTCGGCGGTGAGATTGAGCTTGCGCGTGGTGCGGTTGAGCAGTCGCACACGCAGGCGCGCCTCCAACTGCTGGATCAGCTGGGTCACGCTGGTGCGGCTCATGTGCAGGGTGTCGGCGGCCTTGGTGAAGCTGCCGGTTTCCACCACGCGGGCGAAGGCTTGCATCGCATCGAAACGGTCCATGGCGGCTCCGGCTGGCTCAGGAAGGAGGGCGCTGAGAAGGGCTGATTGTTTGGATTCTACAAACAATGCTGACCAGTGTTGCCCGATTATCGCTGCCCCCGCGCGCCGTAACCTGCCTCCATCTTTGAACCGGGGCCATCGCGCCCCTCGCTGGAGCAAGCAGATGAGTACACGTGACGTGGTTTTCCCTTCCGGCCGCCAGGATCTTTATGAACGCAACCGCTATTCCCCGGCGATCCGCAGCAACGGCCTGCTGTTCGTCTCAGGCCAGGTTGGCAGCCGCGAGGACGGTTCGCCCGAGGTCGGGCTGGATGCCCAGGTGCGGCGCGCCTTCGCAAACCTCAACGCGGTCCTCGACGCCGCCGGTTGCAGCTTCGATGACGTGATGGACGTGACGATCTTCCTGGTCGACCCCCAGGCGAATTTCGAGCGCGCCTGGCAGGTCGCCGCCGACTATTGGGGCGCGGCACCCTATCCGACGGTGACGGCGGTGGGCGTGACCTGGCTCTACGGCTTCGATTTCGAGATCAAGGTGATCGCGCGCCTGCCACGGGACTGAAGCCGGCCGCAGGGCAGGGCGGCGAGACGGGGCGGCCGGGTTTCTTTACCATGCCATCCTGTTTTGCCCTGCCAGGATTTCCCCCATGACCGCGCCGACCTTCCGCACCGCCGTTCCCGCCGACACCGACCGTTGCTTCGCGATCGAAACCACCGCCTATGAAGGCGACGAGGCGGCGACGCACGAGAAGATAGCCACGCGCATCGCCCAGTATCCCGAAGGCTTCCTGATCATGGAGCTGGAAGGCGAGATCATCGGCTTCATCAACAGCGGCTGCGCGTTCGACGTGGTGATGTCCGACGAGGAGTTCAAGGAGCTCATCGGCCACGATCCGGCGGCGCCCAACGTGGTGGTCATGTCGGTGGTGATCGACCCGGCGCAGCAGGGCAAAGGCTATGCGTCGCTGCTGATGCGCACCTTCGTCGAACGCATGGCCGGCCTGGGCAAGCGCACCATCCACCTGATGTGCAAGGACCGCCACGTGCCGCTCTACGAGCGCTTCGGCTATCGCTACGTCAAGCCGTCGGCGTCCGACCACGGCGGCATGGCGT harbors:
- a CDS encoding LysR family transcriptional regulator produces the protein MDRFDAMQAFARVVETGSFTKAADTLHMSRTSVTQLIQQLEARLRVRLLNRTTRKLNLTADGAAYYERVVRLLADMDDAETSLSSAAALPRGRLRVDVPSPLARILLIPALPGFHARYPDIQIDLGVSDRMVDLIDEKVDCVVRGGELTDQSLMARRVGDLQLGVFAAPSYLQRAGVPEHPRDLENSQQRIVGYLWARTGKPLSYALHKAGETVQVQGRPVLTVDDGNAYLAAGIAGMGVLWLPRYMADEAVARGELVELFAGWTMETMPLFVAFPPNRHVSAKLRVFIDWIVELMARHAPVVQPQL
- a CDS encoding RidA family protein, with amino-acid sequence MSTRDVVFPSGRQDLYERNRYSPAIRSNGLLFVSGQVGSREDGSPEVGLDAQVRRAFANLNAVLDAAGCSFDDVMDVTIFLVDPQANFERAWQVAADYWGAAPYPTVTAVGVTWLYGFDFEIKVIARLPRD
- a CDS encoding GNAT family N-acetyltransferase, which produces MTAPTFRTAVPADTDRCFAIETTAYEGDEAATHEKIATRIAQYPEGFLIMELEGEIIGFINSGCAFDVVMSDEEFKELIGHDPAAPNVVVMSVVIDPAQQGKGYASLLMRTFVERMAGLGKRTIHLMCKDRHVPLYERFGYRYVKPSASDHGGMAWHEMVMELPAA